A window of the Cannabis sativa cultivar Pink pepper isolate KNU-18-1 chromosome X, ASM2916894v1, whole genome shotgun sequence genome harbors these coding sequences:
- the LOC115712240 gene encoding heat stress transcription factor B-4, producing MALMLDNCDGILLSLDSHKSVPAPFLTKTYQLVDDPATDHIVSWGEDDTTFVVWRPPEFARDLLPNYFKHNNFSSFVRQLNTYGFRKIVPDRWEFANEFFKKGEKHLLCEIHRRKTAQPQVTTLNHLNHHHPHQYPHSSLGVNSPSFFPGFSSSRLSLSPASDSDENPNWSDSPPRGGGTAAAVAAAAGVAAVITAGNNYNTSSAVTALSEDNERLRRSNTMLMSELAHMRKLYNDIIYFVQNHVKPVAPSNSYSPSSLLVCNAPVVLPSSITSTTANHSASSVPNKAVNSGAGYYYNNPKPQSSPPSHHQHHHNHHHQNQSQQPVTSLSPSNTTTSKSSVTILEEPASNFNGGCKTKLFGVPLHSKKRLHPEYGSNNIDSSTKMDTNKARLVLEKDDLGLNLMPPSTC from the exons atggctctGATGTTAGACAACTGCGATGGCATATTACTGTCTTTGGACTCCCACAAGTCAGTTCCGGCTCCATTCTTGACCAAAACGTATCAGCTGGTAGATGATCCCGCCACTGACCACATAGTCTCTTGGGGCGAAGATGACACCACCTTCGTCGTTTGGCGTCCTCCCGAGTTCGCTCGCGATCTTCTCCCTAACTACTTCAAGCACAACAATTTTTCCAGCTTCGTTCGTCAGCTAAATACATAT GGTTTTAGGAAGATTGTACCGGACAGGTGGGAGTTCGCCAACGAGTTTTTCAAAAAAGGAGAGAAACATTTACTCTGCGAGATCCACAGGAGGAAAACAGCTCAACCCCAAGTAACCACCTTGAACCACCTCAATCACCATCACCCACATCAGTACCCCCATTCTTCTCTTGGAGTCAACAGCCCGAGTTTCTTTCCAGGTTTTTCGTCCAGCCGTTTAAGTCTCTCCCCGGCTTCTGACTCAGACGAAAACCCGAATTGGTCCGACTCACCACCGAGAGGTGGAGGAACCGCCGCCGCGGTTGCAGCTGCTGCTGGAGTTGCTGCTGTCATCACCGCTGGAAATAACTACAACACCAGTTCAGCGGTTACGGCACTTTCTGAGGATAACGAAAGGCTTAGGAGGAGTAACACCATGCTAATGTCTGAGCTTGCACACATGAGAAAACTTTACAACGATATTATTTATTTCGTTCAAAACCATGTTAAGCCTGTGGCTCCCAGCAACTCATATAGCCCTTCTTCTTTACTCGTTTGTAACGCACCAGTAGTACTACCCTCTTCTATCACTAGTACTACCGCTAATCATAGTGCTTCTTCCGTACCTAATAAGGCGGTAAATAGTGGTGCTGGTTACTATTATAATAACCCTAAGCCGCAAAGCTCTCCTCCTAGTCATCACCAGCATCAtcataatcatcatcatcaaaatcaGTCTCAGCAACCAGTCACTTCCTTATCACCATCCAATACAACGACATCCAAGAGCTCGGTTACTATTCTTGAAGAGCCCGCAAGCAATTTTAATGGCGGTTGCAAAACCAAGCTTTTCGGGGTGCCACTTCATTCGAAGAAAAGGTTACATCCAGAATATGGCTCTAACAATATTGACTCCTCCACCAAAATGGATACCAACAAAGCTCGTTTGGTTCTGGAAAAGGATGATCTTGGTCTCAATCTCATGCCTCCGTCCACATGTTAG